A DNA window from Macrobrachium rosenbergii isolate ZJJX-2024 chromosome 41, ASM4041242v1, whole genome shotgun sequence contains the following coding sequences:
- the LOC136826525 gene encoding ATP-dependent RNA helicase A-like, with protein MVVLLCAVALVSAGGGGGGYGGGGGGKGGGGGGGGYGGGGGGKGGGGGGYGGGGKGGGGGGYGGGGGGKGGGGGGYGGGGKGGGGGGYGGSGGGGGGFGGGGYGGSGGGGYGGGGGGGYGGGGGGGYGGGGSGGYGGSGGGGGGFGGGGYGGSGGGGYGGSGGGGGGYGGSGGGGGGFGGGGGYGGSGGM; from the coding sequence ATGGTTGTGTTGCTCTGTGCAGTGGCACTAGTGTCggctggaggaggaggcggaggttATGGTGGAGGAGGCGGTGGAAAAGGAGGTGGAGGCGGAGGTGGAGGTTATGGTGGAGGAGGCGGTGGAAAAGGAGGCGGAGGTGGAGGCTAtggtggaggaggaaaaggaggtggaggtggaggttaTGGTGGAGGAGGCGGTGGAAAAGGAGGCGGAGGTGGAGGTTAtggtggaggaggaaaaggaggcgGCGGCGGAGGCTATGGCGGAAgtggcggtggtggtggaggatttggaggcggAGGTTACGGAGGAAGTGGCGGCGGAGGTtatggaggaggtggaggtggaggttaTGGAGGAGGTGGAGGCGGAGGTTATGGAGGAGGTGGAAGCGGAGGTTATGGAGGAAGTGGAGGCGgaggtggaggatttggaggaggaggatatggaGGCAGTGGAGGTGGAGGATACGGAGGAAGTGGAGGCGGTGGTGGAGGATATGGCGGCagtggaggaggcggaggaggatttggaggcgGTGGTGGATATGGAGGCAGTGGAGGTATGTGA
- the LOC136826523 gene encoding uncharacterized protein, with protein sequence MYLKMIILPFAMAALVSAQTGYGGSEVGHGGSGVGYGEKKVGYGGRAGFASNGGGYGGNGGGYTGSAGFGGNGGYRRGTGYGGNVGGFGGNAAGYGGTSGGYRGSGGGYGGRDSGYSGTGRIYGGDGSRYNGGARGYNREWRLWTPGFFTDDAFDSGEDYDIFDLWD encoded by the exons ATGTACCTCAAAATG aTTATATTGCCGTTTGCAATGGCGGCTCTGGTTTCTGCCCAGACTGGATACGGAGGGAGTGAAGTAGGACACGGAGGAAGCGGTGtaggatatggagagaagaagGTAGGATACGGAGGAAGAGCAGGATTTGCAAGTAATGGTGGAGGATATGGAGGCAATGGTGGAGGATACACAGGAAGCGCAGGATTTGGAGGGAATGGAGGATACAGGAGAGGAACAGGATATGGAGGAAATGTTGGAGGATTTGGAGGGAATGCAGCAGGATACGGGGGAACCAGCGGAGGATacagaggaagtggaggaggatacGGAGGACGTGACAGTGGCTACAGCGGTACTGGAAGGATATACGGAGGTGATGGAAGCAGGTACAATGGAGGTGCAAGAGGCTACAATAGGGAATGGAG GTTATGGACCCCAGGATTCTTTACGGACGATGCCTTCGATTCTGGGGAGGACTACGACATTTTCGACCTCTGGGATTGA